From Brienomyrus brachyistius isolate T26 chromosome 18, BBRACH_0.4, whole genome shotgun sequence, one genomic window encodes:
- the dclk1a gene encoding serine/threonine-protein kinase DCLK1a isoform X5: MSSTRAGGMELEHFDERDKAQRHGRGEARANGLPSPSHSAHCSLYRARTLRALSSEKRAKKVRFYRNGDRHFNGAVYAVSRDRFRAFDTLLENLTRSLCDNVHLPQGVRTIYTIDGSKKITDVDQMVEGESYVCGSVEPFKKLDYTKNVNPNWSVNVKTAVSTRAPPSLACSKPNSQEARESKDFIRPKLVTVVRSGVKPRKAVRILLNKKTAHSFEQVLSDITDAIKLDSGVVKKLYTVDGKQVTSLQDFFSDDDIFIACGAEKYRYQDDLMLDDSECRIVKSTSYGKISSTRAKSGPRGTTQARGGKSPASTGSVNGTPGSQLSTPQSAKSPSPSPASPGSLRKRRD; this comes from the exons ATGAGTTCGACCCGGGCCGGAGGCATGGAGCTGGAGCATTTCGATGAGCGGGACAAGGCGCAGCGGCACGGGCGCGGGGAAGCGCGAGCTAACGGGCTGCCGAGCCCCTCCCACAGCGCGCACTGCAGCCTGTACCGCGCGCGCACGCTGCGGGCGCTCAGCTCCGAGAAGCGCGCCAAGAAGGTGCGCTTCTACCGCAACGGCGACCGCCACTTCAACGGCGCCGTGTACGCCGTCTCCCGGGACCGCTTCCGCGCCTTCGACACCCTGCTGGAGAACCTCACCCGCTCCCTGTGCGACAATGTTCACCTGCCGCAGGGAGTACGGACCATTTACACAATCGACGGCAGTAAAAAGATAACGGACGTTGACCAGATGGTGGAAG gtgaGAGCTATGTGTGTGGCTCCGTAGAGCCGTTCAAGAAGCTGGACTACACCAAGAATGTCAACCCAAACTGGTCAGTGAATGTGAAGACTGCCGTATCCACCCGAGCTCCACCTTCCTTGGCCTGCTCCAAGCCCAACTCCCAGGAGGCCCGGGAAAGCAAGGACTTCATCAGGCCCAAGCTGGTGACCGTCGTCCGCAGTGGGGTCAAGCCACGCAAGGCTGTGCGCATCCTGCTCAATAAGAAGACGGCACATTCTTTCGAGCAGGTGCTGAGTGACATCACCGATGCCATCAAGCTCGACTCTGGGGTCGTTAAGAAGCTCTACACTGTTGATGGGAAGCAG GTCACAAGTCTGCAGGACTTCTTCAGCGATGACGACATCTTCATCGCCTGCGGTGCAGAGAAGTACCGGTACCAGGATGACCTGATGCTGGATGACAGCG AGTGCCGGATAGTGAAGTCCACGTCTTATGGCAAGATCTCCTCTACACGTGCCAAGAGCGGCCCCAGGGGCACCACCCAGGCCAGAGGTGGCAAGTCGCCCGCTTCCACTGGCTCAG